TGTATGCTACCTGTACGGGATATCAACATGGAAGGTAGGCTGCACAGACAATAGGTAGCCTACCTATGACAGAGCTGCAATATTATAGTTAATATAAACATATTTCGATAGCCTATCCTAGCTGGTAAATGTCTCAAGATGGATGCAGCTGCGCACAGAGATGTGTGTAAAATAGGACATTTCTAAAAAGAAAACCACCTAGACGCGTAATTTGTGCTATTTTCTTTTGCAGGAGTAGGATGTTACTAGCGTCGGCCGTGGTGGTATGGGAATGGCTGAACGAGCACGGGCGCTGGCGGCCTTACAGCCCAGCGGTCTCTCACCACATCGAGGCAGTCATCCGCAACGACCCACGGGGTGGTAGTGTTGTCTTAGGCCAGGTGGACACTCGCCTCTCGCCCTACATCGTCGACTTGCATTCCATGCACCAGTTCCGACAAGATACTGGTAAGACGAATGTGATTGACAACCGTGACATAGCCCTATTTGTATTGAGGGATTTTTGAATTGGCCCTAAGCTATTACAGTGTTATTACTGCAGTGAAACCGATGATGTAGCATACGACACAGCAATACAATAGCCTGCACTTCTAATTTAACTCTTATAACCTACATTTAGTTTCATGTTTTAAATGACAGCCTTTATGTTATTGTTTGATGCGACATCTTATGCAGACTAGGCTATAACCTATGTGTGCATGCACGGTTGCAGACTGTTGTTGTTCACTGAGATTTTTCAAGGCCTTGTTTGTTAACTGCAGTTGCCTCCATTATCCCAAACCGTTTTCTTTTTATTTTTATCTTGATCATGTGTTTTGAATTTTACAAAACATTATTTCACAAGATTCTCTCAGCATCATCACTGTTATCATATTTACATTTTAGATCTGGATAACATGGTTAGGGGCTAAAGAGAAACCTAGCATAgagttaaataaaaaatctaaCATAACCTAGAGAGGTAGCCAAATTGTGCTAGTAATATCTTAAACCTCAACACCGAGAAGCCGGCATCACTTCCATGTTGCTACAAGCTGATTTTATGCTCCTTCTCTCCACATCTTGCAAGTGCAGTCCACTCTTGATAAATGCAACGGCTTGGAATACGCCTTTACATCATGCAGTAAACTGGAGCATGCTGGTATCTGGAAATAAATATATGGAAATATATGGAAAGCTACTGAATTGGGCGTGGAAAACTGCATGCTGAAAAAGTTTGTTCTCATTAGGGAGTCCACTTATCATTAGGTCCATGCAATCTCATTCATTGTAATCTAAAAGgaaaaactgatcctaaatcagcgcTCATATTCTGAGACACTTGATGCATACAGGCCCCTGGAATCTGCTATGTAcattgaatacatacagtactactgGAGGGTTTTTCAGCTCCTGTGTTCACTACTTCAAAGGCTGTGAGCGTACAGTGTGCCAATACTCAGCGGTTAGTCACTGGTTGTAGTGTGTATGTGGATATCTACAGTGTATGTAGGCCAAATTTATGGATGAGCTGTTCAGGCCTCTCGTTATGAGTATGCAAAACATGATCATGATTAAAGATGAGAAGGCCGTGGATGAAATTGGGGTCGATTTTAGCTTGCCCGCTTGTTTGTGTGGAGTTATACCACATTGATCAGTAGTATGTTTTTGTTGGAAGCAGAGGGTACATACTATTTTAGCACACAGTCATCATGACACATACCCATACCATGCAATCCTGGATTGGGTTCACAGTGCAACTGCAAGGCTCACATGCCTTCTCATGAGCAGCACATTTCAAAATTAAATCTCTATAAAAATCctgtatatactatactctcaCCTATGACTGGCTATCTGAATAGAGAGGGTGAAGGTGAAATGCTATCTGAACCTTCCTTCATCCCCACACTTTCCCTTATAGGCCTCTTATTAAGGATGTTAATGCTCTTCTGTAGAATGGTACTGATTGTCTCAAGCCCTCCAGACTTTAGGTGCTGGCAAAGAGAGAAGTCTTCACACATTGAAGTGAAGAAAGTATAGGATATCACAAAGGGAAGAATTGTCACTCTGGCTAAGACCACCGCCCTCCTCTCAACTTTGGCTGACAAAAGCTTTTGTGCAGTCTGCCTGCTTCCCAGGCCGGGAtagctgtggggagagagggggtaggctGCCCTTGTCCcaaaactagagagagagatgaattgCAGAAGTCTGAGGTCATTGAGAGAAGGGGGTAGTTGGGTTCAGTTCAGATTCAATTAAATAATTACTCTGTTGCATTCCAGGCATTGTTGTGTGTCTAGTATAGTCTCTAAATTGTAATAGAAGTATGTATGTTTCTCAAGTATACTTTACATTCAAACCCTATTGTTTTGAACAACATACTGTATTGATAAATTAATTATATTGGTTTGTGTCTTCTTAGTTGAAGCTTTAGTTTTCTATTGTCGCAGTTgtcttgttctcaactggcctatctggttaaataaaggtgaaataaaaataaataaaagagccCTTTTGCACAATTTATTCTCCCAAAATGTAGTTTTCGTTAAAACAATCAACCGTCATTCATTGTCTGCTAGTCATTCTCAATTTAATATTTTTGCAGGATTAGAAGTTATTTAAATCCCAGGTAATAGGTGAACAGTATGGACAGGGCTTTATTGAACATTCTCTGAGTTCAGTCTCTGGACTCCCTGGGAAAGCAAACATGACCAGCTCAGAGAACCGACCAAGGCCAGCGACCAATCACAATCCAGAACATGGCGTGCGGTTACCAAGGGAAAGCTGTTAGCCTGTTTGCCCATATTCTTAGCGAGCACACACCTATATGTCAAATTTGCTGGTTGTGTAATCTGCTTGACTACAACAAATATTACAGCAGGGCCCACAGAACATTTAGCTCATGTAGCTCTGTTGGTCTCAGTCAACAACAAagccttattttaaaaatgtattcatgTTTTTCCTTTCCTCTTCTTTTTACTTGAACTGGTCATATCAAATCACATAaaagtagaaacacaatcatgttCTAGAGATATGGCTAGAAACATACTAGTGATttgtgtcaatgtttgtctattaaTGCAGTGTCTTAGTGTAATAATACATGTTGTCAGTGTTGTGAACAATgggtgtgtgacagtgtgtggtTAGTTGACAGGTCTTCTGGAACAGGTCCTTCTTGTTCCCCTCTCTGTAGTTCTGTGGCGTGACCCTCGTCTTTCTACCGTTACCCCAGGTACCCTCAGACCGGTTCGCCGCAGCTTCTACGACCCCACGTCGGCGCCGGGTCAGGGCTGGCTGTGGGAGTGGGAGAACGACACAGGCTCGTGGACAGCCTACGACACAGAGGTGGGCATCGCCATCCAGGCGGCACGCGACCGCCAGCAGCCCTGGCTGGACCTGGCGCCACTGGGATTCTGCTACCTCATCCACTTCCAGAGTATGACCCAGATCAACGGGCAGACGCAACGCTGCCGCCGCATCCAGCGCCGCTCTGACCTGGCTTACCCACTTGTTTCGGGTCCCCTTCCCAAATCACACCACGCCTGGGGGCCCGGCCCCGGGGGACTGTTGGGGGTGTCCGGAGTAGGCATGGGGGTGGGGTTGAGCGGGATGGGGAACGGGAACGGTAGCGCCTACCCCAGCGGCGCCCTGCCAGCCTCTGCAATCACCTCCCTGGGCCAGCCCTGCGCCTGTCAGCAATGCATGCTGCTCCTAAGCGTCAAGGCGGGCGCCATGGCAACAGCCCACACCCTGGGCAGGAGGCCACCCCAGAACAAGCCTCCCAGCCCCAAACTGGGTGGGAGTTACTCAGCCATGGGGGGGTCCTACTCGCTCACCCTCCCACGTCCCCCCTCCTCCATGGGcaggtcccttcctccccacAGAACGTCTGTGGGCGGAGCTAGCGGTGGCTTGGGGGTCGGAGGGGGCGGTGGCTTTgcccactcactctccctcctggGTTCGGCCACCGctgccctgtccctctcctccacccggCCCCCTCCCCCGCCTCTACCCCCCTTCcgcctcctccgcctcctccgccCTCCTCCATCACTTCCAACAGCGCTActcttcccccctcctcttccttctccatgGCATCCATGGCTTCCTCTGCCCCTCTGTTGATGCCCGCgcccccccctcctctcatctccacaTCAGCTTCCTCCTGCACCCCCTCGCCTTCTGCCCGCGTCCTGGGGCCGGTGTCTTCAGCTGCGGCGGCCTGTGCCGCCCCCCTACCTCCCCGTGCCAGCTTGGCTGGGCTGAGCCGACCCGCCCTGCAGCGCATCGCCATGGCCCAGTCCAGAGCCCTTATCGCCTCCGGGTGAGTCACTGCTCCAGCTGTTGCTATGTCACTACAGTTCACTTAATATTACACCTTATCCTTTTATATGATCAATTATCCAGGTACTATCCCAATACTACACCTGTTCGGGCAGGGACCTCACTATACAATATTGTCACGATACTTACAGTAGGTAAACGATACAATTTGTGTCACGATTTATCACCATTCTATATGCACTTCGATTTGATACTGCGATTTTATTGCAATTCGATgctccaaacatattgctcactgtatgcagagggacaagagagagccataaTAACAtcagttttgatcagtcatgtaaataaaagtgctgaaaacaagtTGGCTCACCATTTAAAAAGAAGATATTGGTCAAGCTATAGGAGGAGAAATACTCAAGTTTTGGTGCAAGCACAGCTGACTACCACTACATTGTTTTTGTTGCTGTTGTTGAGAGTCTATACTTGAAGTCATAGAATCAGTATATTATCATTAAAATCAATAGACATGGGAACACTGTTTGTGTTGTTATTACATACTGAATGGCTCTTCAGAGAATCTTTATTGAACATGCATTTTAATACAGAACTAGGCTTAACCCATCTCTGGGAAGTCGTCCCAAAGAGTTTTGCCAAGTTTTCTTTCTGAAGACAAGGGCCTTTCAGTGTTGAGAATGAGATTCAGTAGTGTTATGTACCCTATGCAATGGGTAATCCCATCATGACACACGGTCGACTAACCCAACGTATGGACTTGTCTATCGCAGATAAACACGACATGAGGCAGGAGAAATGAAGATAGGCAAGGAATTTATACATTGTGATCCGAAGCGTTTCCACTAGCGTAGACATGCCTCCATAATCACTGCCCATATCTGACATAAACAGCTCATTAGAATTCATAAGCCTTTAATCCTTATGACAAATTCGGTTAGCTTGTTCATTTCCATGTGAAAGCAACGCCCAAACAACGTATTCATATAAAGAATGCAGCATTTTCACAAGTGTCACTCAGATTTGATTCACCCAGTTAGAATGTGAGGGACAGGAGGGGAcagaagggtggaggagggagtggggagatacTGACATCTAACACACACAGTTCCCAGGCCTATTCTCGTTCTTACAGGCCCCTCTACCCCTGTTAGTGTGAGTTAGTATGTGTGTATGTCAGGGTGCGGTCACCGCGGCAACCATTGTGGGCACAGCCGAGGCCTGGTTCCCATTTACAAAACAATGTTGGGACATGGGCAGAGGCAGGGGGTTCTCATGGCAGGGGGTATGGGGAGATCCCAACGTTGTAGCGACTGGCCCAGGTGTTACCCTGAGAAACCGAAGCTGCATGACTGTCCTGTGGTATTGGTTGGGGATGGTTGGGGAGTTGGCCTTGAGAGTGAATGTGACATTGATGGGGGGTGGCAATGGGGGTAATATGGAGACATGAGACTTGTTGATAGGGGACATTTGGTTGAGGAGGGACTGGGAAGGGGATGGGGGTTGTCAGAGGCACACGTCTCCAGTCTTAGAGACACAAAGCAGCGTCTCAGTTTGAGATGTGTTCCCAGTTCCTGAGGGGCTTGGTTTAGACAACTACCATATTGCTTTCACCAATGGCATCTTTTCAGATTGACAAGGGGCCATTGAGAAGTGTCTAGGGGTAGGGACTTGGGGCCATGTCACACTGGTAAATGCTATAATGAGCCACTACCCAGTACCCACGCATGTGTAAATGGGAAAGGATAGGAGAGACAGGTTTAAGCTCCACCTTCTTCCATATCACTTTTGCATGTGCCAGTGATTTGGGATTGAGTGCAAGATACTGTGTGGTATGGGATCCTGGCAAAGGACAACCCAGGTCGTTTTTTAAACTGAGGTAGCAGATACTTAGgtaatacatacatgcaaatAGATGAGTTGTCACCTGAGGATAGGCCCACAGGGCGAGTATCAATATTGACATAGTTACTGGCGCTGTTTGGAGGAATGTGTTATTGTGAGAAGAGTGAGAGTGTAGCAATGATCTCCTCTTAGCACTAGAGGGCACTTTTGCTGAGTGACCAACTCACTGGGAAGAGCTAAgatttctttttattttacctttatttaactagggaagccagttaagaacaaattcttatttacaatgacggcctaccctaacccggacgacgctaggccaattgtgcgccaccctatgggactcccaatcacgaccggttgtgatacagcctggaatcgaaaccagggtctgtagtgacgcctctagcactgagatgcagtttcttagaccgctgcgccactcgggagccccaaacTATACTTGAACTATGCTAGACAGACAGTAGCTGAAGTCTGGTGTCAGTGGCTGAGAGATGGATTCGTGGGTTTGTGGAGGGTTGGCTATTTGTGGAAGTCTAGTTTGTTTGACAAGAATCACTGATAACTTGCTTATGAATTAATTTTcaattatatttttttgtgaagtgaCGTATAGTTTTATGAGAGGGCAGTTTCAGACAGTTTCAGGCCTATTTTGTGGCGGGAAAATGTGATTTCCAAAATAATAAACTGATTACCAACaataatgagacagcctacagggaggaggtgagggccctgggagtgtggtgccaggaaaataaccactCACACAATGTCAATAAAACAAagaagctgattgtggacttcaggaaacagcagagggagcactcccctatccacattgacgggaccgcagtggagaagatggaatgCTTCAAGtttctcggcatacacatcactgacaaactgaaatggtccacccacgcaGACACTGtgatgaagaaggtgcaacagagcctcttcaacttcaggatgCTGAAggaatttggcttggcacctaaaaccctcacaaacttttacagatgcacaattaaaagtatcctgtcgggctgtatcaccgcctggtacggcaattgcacctgccctccaggacacctacagcacccgatgtcacaggaaggccaaacagataatcaaggacaacaaccaaccgaaccactgcctgttcaccctgctatcacctagaaggcgaggtcagtacacgtacatcaaagctgggaccgagagactgaaaaacagcttctatctcaaggcatcagactgttaaatagccatcactagcacattagaggctgctgccctatatacatagacttgaaatcactgaccacttaataatggaacactagtcactttaataatgtttacatatttatattctgtcttctattctattctactgcattttagtctatgccgctccgATATTGCTcttccaaatatttatatattcttaattccgttcctttactttagatttgtgtatattgttgtgaaattgttagatattacttgttagat
The genomic region above belongs to Oncorhynchus masou masou isolate Uvic2021 chromosome 27, UVic_Omas_1.1, whole genome shotgun sequence and contains:
- the LOC135516361 gene encoding LOW QUALITY PROTEIN: E3 ubiquitin-protein ligase DTX4-like (The sequence of the model RefSeq protein was modified relative to this genomic sequence to represent the inferred CDS: deleted 2 bases in 1 codon): MLLASAVVVWEWLNEHGRWRPYSPAVSHHIEAVIRNDPRGGSVVLGQVDTRLSPYIVDLHSMHQFRQDTGTLRPVRRSFYDPTSAPGQGWLWEWENDTGSWTAYDTEVGIAIQAARDRQQPWLDLAPLGFCYLIHFQSMTQINGQTQRCRRIQRRSDLAYPLVSGPLPKSHHAWGPGPGGLLGVSGVGMGVGLSGMGNGNGSAYPSGALPASAITSLGQPCACQQCMLLLSVKAGAMATAHTLGRRPPQNKPPSPKLGGSYSAMGGSYSLTLPRPPSSMGRSLPPHRTSVGGASGGLGVGGGGGFAHSLSLLGSATAALSLSSTRPPPPPLPPPPPPPPPPSSITSNSATLPPSSSFSMASMASSAPLLMPAPPPPLISTSASSCTPSPSARVLGPVSSAAAACAAPLPPRASLAGLSRPALQRIAMAQSRALIASGVPTVPVKNLNGSSPVHPALAGITGILMSAAGLPVCLTRPPKLVLHPPPVSKSDIKPVPGLGHCCRKTTKKQARKGKTPEEVVKRYLQKVRSPPEEDCTICMEALPGPSGYKGPGVGGIQRAESVGRLAQCGHQYHLQCLVAMYNNGNKDGSLQCPTCKTIYGVKTGNQPPGKMEYHVIPHSLPGHPDCKTIRIIYNIPPGIQGPEHPNPGKPFTARGFPRHCYLPDSEKGRKVLRLLLVAWDRRLIFSVGTSSTTGESDTVIWNEVHHKTEFGSNLTGHGYPDPGHLDNVLEELKAQGITEEECLPRD